The Flavobacterium sp. K5-23 genome segment TAATTTCCGGGTTAATAAATGCTATTTTCCCATTTGTGTTTTTATCCGGATAATCCGTAAAGGAAACTTTTGCCGTTTGTCCTATTTTTAAACTTTGTGCGTAGTTCACGTTCACCTGAGTTTCAAGCCAAAGACTGCTTAGATCCGCTAATTTAATTATAGGACTACCTTCCATAACATAACTGCCTTCTGTAGTCCTAATTTCCGAAACATAGCCGTTATAAGTACTGTAAAAAGTGGTGTATGGCGACACATCAGCAGTCTTTTTTATGCCTTCAATTTGTGCATTGGATAAACCAAAAAACAATAATTTTTGTTTGGCTGCATTGAGCATACTTATTGCATTTTTTCCAAAATCACCTGGCATAGACAATTGTTTATAGGCCGTGTAATAATCTTGTTTTGCAATGGCGATATCCTCACTGTATATTTGATAAACCGCTTCATTCTTTTTGACATAAACCCCTTCCGTCTTGAAAAATAATTTCTCAATCCTACCCATCGCTCTTGCCGAAATGGTTTTGATTTTTTCCTGATTTATCGTCAACACACCCGTATAAGTATCTTCAATATTACTTTTGGTTTCTAATATCGTTTGAGTGGTGATGTTACCCAATTGTATTTGTTGATCGCTCAGAGATATTTCATTAGGGGCTGAATCCTCTTTTTTCATAGGAGTCAAATCCATATGGCAAATAGGACATTTACCCGCTTTATCTTCTTTTACCTGCGGATCCATCGAACAAGTGTAGTACACATTATCTTTTGATTCGTGTGCGCTATGTTCCTCTTTGTTTTTAGTATTACATCCTATAAAGGCAAGTAATACGACAAATAGGAAACTGTTTTTTAGTGACTTTTGCATAATTAATTGGTTTTAATAAAGCTCTCGCTATCCATTAAATACTGTCCATTTTCTACTACTTTATCTTGAATTGAAATTCCTTCAATGATTTTAGCAAAACCATCAATCTCAATTCCGGTTTTAATTTCTTTGGCTTTAAAACCTTTATCCATTTTCACAAAAACTACTTTTTTACTTCCTATACTCACAATAGCCTGTTTGTCGAGCCAAATACCTTGAACCGCATTTGATTTTACAATTCCTTGTAATCGCAAACCTATTGGAAAACGGAGTTTTTTATTATTCAAATAAACTCGGATTCGGTTTGTTTTATCATCAGGATTAAATTGCGTTTCGACGAAATTCACTTTGGCGTCTACGAAGTCTTTTTTATCCAGCTCAGATGTTATTCGAATAAATTGATTCATTTTCACCAAGCTGTTATTTCCTTGCGAAACGTTAAACACCCCCCAGACTTTATCTGTATTCATTAATTTAAAAACAACCTCAGCCTTTTTTATATAATCTCCTTCTTTTATTGATAAGGAAGTTGTTGTTTCATTCGGTTTCTGCATTCCACCCGAAACATTATTTGACATTCCGTCTGTTCCCTGAACAATCCCATTAGTAGGGCTGTAAATAGAAATCACTGGCTGTGTTTTTTTGGCTGCAGCCAAAGAATTAATCTGGCTATTACTCATTCCGTAAAGAAGAAGTTTTTGTTTCGAAGCTTTTATAATCGATGCGTTTCCTGAATCATTAGTGATTAGGTAAATGAAATTTTGCTGTTCTGTTAGCAATTCAGGGCTGTACAAATCAAAAAGCTTTTGTCCCTTAGCCACTTTTTGGAATTTATAATTCACATACATTTTCTCCACTCTCCCGCTAATTCTTGCCGCAATATTTACTGATGAATTAGGATCATATTCGACCATTCCCGGTAAATTTATTTCACTGCTTAGCGTTGTGTCTTTTGGCGTTGTGGTATTATAATTCCCTACTACAAAATTATCGGTTGGTTGCAATAAGTGATCGATGGAATTGCTTTCTTTAGGTTGGTTTTGACTTACTTTTCTAACTAAATCCATTCCGCAAATAGGGCAACTTCCGGGTGCATCCCGAATTATCTCGGGGTGCATCGAACAAGTATAAACTAATTCCTGCTGTGGCTCTTTCTCTACTTTGATCAGTTTCATTCCGCATTTATGACAGGTTCCCGGTTGATTACTAAAAACCGAATCTTCTGGCATAGGACAGGTATAAGTTACCTCATCATTTGAAAAAAATGTATTGTTTCCTGATTTCGCCACAAAATAATAGGTCGCAATTCCAATGATGGAAAAAACCAAAACTACCAGACTGTATTTTAAATATTTGTTCATAGTTACTTCGTTTCCAGTTGTTTTTCAATTTCTACCTGTGTGCTCAAAATGGACTGTAATTTGTCTAATTTCTCAATTTGAGCCATATTCAAAGCTTCCCAAGCATCCAACACAACAAACAAGTCTCCAGTATTGTTTTGCCAAGCTATAATTGAGGTGTCATAATTCCTTTTCAAAGCCGGAATGATGCTTTTCTCGGCAATATCGTATTGCTTTTTCAAGTTGGTCAACTCCGTACTCATTCCTGAAATCATCCCAGTGGCTTCATTGAGGATCATTTGTTTTTGCCATTCGAGGCTTTCGTTTTTTATTCGAAAACTATCCATACTTGCTTTATTCATTTTGGTAGACCAAGGCATAGGAATCGTAATCATTCCCATCAAAGAAAATTGTTGTGGACGATCGCCAAAAGCAAACATATGGTCATATTTTACACCAAACTCCGGTAACAATTTAGCTTTTTCCGTTTCTATTCTCAACTGATTTAATTCAATTGTTTTTTCAATGGCTTTTACATCACTTCGGTTTTGAGATAGTGAAGTGGCATCCGTTTTCATAAAATCAAATTCATTCAAATCATAAGCCGAATCAATATCAAACGCGGTGTTTTTGTCTCTTGCCATCAAGGTATTAAGCAAAATCCTTTTTTGAGAAATGTTGTTTTGCAACATAACCACCATACTTTGTAAGTTACTGTATTGTGATTTTGCCTTATAATAAGTGGGCAATTTATCCATATTGTATTGGTAGCGAATTTCCATACTTTTGATCATATATTCCAAAAGCAATAAATTATCGTTGGCAATCTTAATCTTTTTATCAAGTACAATCCATTGGTAATAATTGGCTTTTGCCAATGCATTTAACTGATTAATGGTATAATTTTTATTCTCTGCTTCCACTGAAGACATAGCGTTCATATAATTATAGTCGGCTTTTAATTTTGACGCATTGGGAATCATTTGCGTAAAGCCAACCATATAAGCCCCCATTCCAGGATTCATTTCATCCGCTTTCCACATTTTAGTGTCGTAGGGCGTCATAAACAAACCTGTATTAATTTGTGGAGCCATCCAGCTTTTTGCACCAATAGCCGCAGCATTCATACTTTGAATATCGGCATCGTACATTTTTAATTGAGGATTATTTGTTTTGATTCTCGTCAAAACAGCATCCAAAGCAAGTGTTTGTGCCCCCACATTTGTAGTGCAAAAAACCAAACAACTTATAACGAGTAAATAGCTATTCTTTAACATCTATCAATTCTATTTTACCTTTTGTTCTCAATTCACGAAGCTTTGTTATTTCGAAAACTACTGGTGTTACTAATAATACATAAATCGTAGAGGTGATTGTCCCTCCAATAAGCGGTACGGTGATAGGAATCATCACATCAGCTCCGGTTCCGGTTGCCCAAAGTATAGGAACTAATCCAAATAATGAAACTGAAATTGTCATTAGCTTAGGACGCAACCTTTTGGCCGAACCGTCAATAATGTACTGTCTTAATATTCCTTCCGTAATCGTTTCACTGCTATTCCCGTGATCAGCAACCATTTTATTCATCGCTTCATTCAGATAAATAGTCATCAACATAGCTGTTTCTATGGCCATCCCGAATAAAGCAATAAAACCTACTGCCACGGCCACTGATAAATTAATACCATAAAAATAAACCATAAATACTCCCCCAATAAGGGCAAAAGGAACGGTGATCATAGTGATCATAGCCTCTTTCATTGAATTGTAAGTAAAATATAAAATGAGGAATATTATAACAACAACGATAGGCAATATCATACTCAATGTTTTATTGGCTCTGATTTGGTTTTCCCATTGACCGCTCCATTCCACATAATATCCTTTTGGCATTTTGGTCATCATCGCATTCAATTTTTCCTGCGCTTCTTTTACGGTGCTCCCTAAATCGCGATCGCGAACATTAAACAAAACACTTCCTCTAAGCATCGCATTCTCACTGTTAATCATAGGAGGCCCATCACTTATTTTTATATCAGCTACGGTTTCTAAAGGAATAGGACCAAAATCCATAGTTTGCACTTGGAGTTTTTTCAAGGCTGATATACTGTTTCTATATTCCTGTGCATATCTCGCATTGACTGAGAAACGCTGTCTGCCCTCAATAGTTGTCGTTAATGTCATTCCTCCTATTGCCGCTTCAACTACATTATTCACATCATCAATGCTAAGACCATATCTACCTATCACTTCACGCTTAGCTTCAATATCGATATATTTTCCACCCGTAATAGGTTCAGCATATAAATCTTTAACCCCAGAAGTTCCTTCCAATGCTTTCTTGATTTTTTGAGCCAAGACATTGATGGTATCTAAACTTGCTCCATAAATTTTTATCCCCACATCAGTTCTAATACCTGTAGCCAGCATATTAATCCTGTTGATGATAGGCTGTGTAAACCCATTAGTCACACCCGGAATTTGGAGTTTATTATTGATTTCAGTTATGACATCATTTTTTGTTTTGTCTTCTCTCCATTCATTTTGAGGTTTTAACAAAACAATGGTTTCAATCATACTAATAGGACTGTTATCGGTTGCCGTATTGGCTCTTCCCGCTTTTCCTAAAACGTGGGCCACCTCAGGTATTGATTTTATCAGTTTGTCCTGTACCTGCAATATTCTTTTCACTTCTGAATTCGACACATCAGGTAAAGTCACCGGCATAAACAAAATGGAACCTTCATCTAGAGGAGGCATAAATTCAGACCCCAATCTGGTAAACATTGCAACGCCTATCAATAGCGCCAAAATATTAACAGCCAGTAATGATTTTCTCCATTTCAAACAAAAGGTAAGTATAGGAGTGTAAATTTGTTCCAGTTTTCTATTAATTGGATTTTTTGATTCTGGTCGAAGTTTTCCCTTTAGCAAGAAACTAATCAGCACCGGAGTTAAAGTAATGGCAAGAAACGCATCTACAATAAGAATAAAAGATTTGGTCCAAGCCAATGGACTAAATAATTTACCTTCCATTCCTGTCAATAGGAAAACGGGTAAAAAAGAAGCAATTACTATAAGTGTCGAATAAAAAACACCCGGACCTACCAACTTAGAAGAAGACTCTATAAGTTTTAGTCTTTCTTCAGATGATAAAGGATCCTGTTCTTTTTTGAATATTTTATTTAAAAATTTTTTCATTTCAAGTCAATTATTGATTTTCTTCCATTCCTTCTTGTTTCTCCGAAATTGTCCTATAGGCATTTTCTACCATCACAATTCCGTCATCAACCACAACCCCAATGGCCAAGGCAATTCCGGTAAGAGACATAATATTGGACGAAATCCCAAAAGCTTCCAGAAGTATAAATCCAATCGCAACTGATATAGGCAATTGTATAAGAATAATTAGGGCACTTCTCCAATGAAAAAGGAAAAGCAGAATCACAATCGAAACGGCAATCATTTCCTCCATTAAAGTTCCCTTTACGGATTCAATGGCTTTTTCAATAAGCTCACTTCTATCATAGGAGGTTTTAAAAGTTACGCCTTCAGGAAGACCTTTTTCTACCTCTTTCATTTTTTCCTTAACGGCAGTTATTACTTTATCTGCATTTTCGCCGTAACGCATTACCACAATTCCACCTACTACTTCACCATCTCCGTTTTGGTCAAAAATACCCAAACGTAAATCACCTCCCATTTGAACTGAACCAATATCACTAACTTTTACGGGAACCGAATTATAGTTTTTAATGGCAATATCTTCGACGTCTTTTATGTTTTTAATATACCCTAAACCTCTTACGATATAGGACATATTACTCATTTCAAATTTCCTTCCTCCCACATCATTGTTGCTTGTCTTCACCGCTTTCATCACTTCCATCATGCTTACATTATAGTATTGCATTTTTAAAGGATCTAGCACCAATTGATATTGTTTTTCAAATCCACCAAAAGAGGCGACTTCAGCCACACCGGGAACGGTTTGCAACGCGAATTTAACGTACCAGTCTTGCAACGCTCTTTGCTCTCCAAGATCCATTCCGTTAGTTTCCAGATGGTACCAAAAGATATGACCTACTCCTGTACCGTCTGGACCTAAAGTTGGGACAACATTTTGCGGCAACAATCGTTGTGCATAATTCAATCGTTCCAGAACCCGGGTTCTCGCCCAATAAGCGTCGACATCATCTTCAAAAATGATGTAAATAAAGCTCATCCCAAACATGGAAGAAGCGCGTATATTTTTAATTTTCGGGATTCCTTGTAAGTTGGAAACCAAAGGATAGGTTACCTGATCCTCTATTACTTGTGGGCTTCTCCCCATCCATTCCGTGAAAACAATAACCTGATTTTCTGATAAATCAGGAATGGCGTCTATTGGATTTTGGTTTACACTATAAATTCCCCAACCAAACAAAGCAGCCGAAACCAGCAACACAACTACCCGGTTTCTTAGTGAGAATGATATTAATTTTTCTACCATAATAATTTAATTTACAGATGAAATACTGTCTTTCATCTTTTCGATCCATTGAATTAATTCTGCTTTTTGAGCGCTTGTAAGGATTGCCTCTTTATTAATAAGAGTATAGGAAGACAAAGGCATTTCATCGGATTTGATTTGTTTTACAATTCGATCCAATTTATTCCCTTGTTTTCTAGAAGAATAATTTCCCCATTCACTAAAGTTTAAATTTTCCTTTCCTTCTTTAATATGCTGTCTATCAATATTCTTGCGGGCTGAATATAAGCGCACCAAGGATAGCGGGTAGTGTTACTGTGACAATCGTAACAGGATGTTTTTAAAATGGTTTCCACCTTTTTAGGAACATTATATACTTGGGTAAAATGAGTAGTTGTAACCTGCCCGTAATCAATATTACGGGCAGGTTGATACAATTGCATCAATAAAATAATACCAAAACTAATTATGATTATTCTTTTGACTCTTGTTTCATTTTACCACTCTTTTTTTACTGCACCACAGCTTAACATTTGGCTACCAAAATACGGGTTCTTGATATCTTTAGTCTCACTTATCCAGATAGCTCCTTTATCATTATCAGCCATTGGACAAAAATCCTGATACAGTTTTTGTTTTGTTCCAAAAGCTGTAATTAAATCGTTAATGTCTTTACTTAACATTACGAAATGTTCTCTTTGACGGTCAATTTTTCCTGAATTATCAGCAATGTGTTCAGCATGTTCCTTTGCGTCATCAGCAATATCCAAATACTGTTTTTTTAATTTAGCGTCAATTTCGTTTGAATTTACTTTTCCAAAAGTTGCTTGTAATGCTTTCCCGGCAGCAGCAGCCCCTTTTGAATCGTCTTTTACAAGAGCATTTTTTAAATTCAAATACCCACTTACAATTTCGTTAATTGAAAATGAAGATTGAGAAGTACTGTTTGTTGTTTCCATATTTGATCCTTCGTGCATATCTCCATCGTGGTGTTCGTGAGTAGCTTCAGTATGTGCTACTGGCTCAGTCAATTCCATTCCGCATTCTGAACAAGCTTCCCCTTGCTTTCCTGTTACTTCAGGGTGCATCGGACAAGAATACAATTGCGAACTTGATTCTGAAGTTTCCGTTGTTGCAGATTCTTTGTTTTTTTTACATGATACAGCCACCATTGCCAATATCATTACTGATAGAATTAATTTTTTCATTTTTTTATATATTAGATTTTGTTAATAATTCTTGTTTTTAATTAGTTACATTAAAAAAAGTATACTCTAAACGAAGTAAAAATCCGTTTGGAGCCGTACGATTCATAGAAGTATATAACTCTTGTTTGTAAGCCAAGTCAACTCTTGCTTGACTATTAATTATAAATTGAACTGAAGGAACAACATCTAAATACGATTTTCCATTACCATTTAATCGCTGGCCTAAAAATTCAACCATCGCATTGATATTAGTTTGCTTGAAACTCGTGTATTTTTTTGGATGCATTAATTTACCAATAGAAAGTGTATAATTTATGGCGCTATTACTTTGGTCAGCAGGAAATTCATAATTAGGCTTATTGTCTAATGCTCTTTCATAACTTATAGAAGAGCTTATTGCTACTTTATTAATCAACTGAGTCGCCACAATTCCTGTTTCATAACCGGTATTATGTCCCATTGTCTCGATTTCATCCTGATGAATATCGGCATTATTGAAACTGTATTTCGCGTAAGCAGCCATACGGAAATGACTGTGCATATCATCTACAGAAAAGAATCTATACTTAGCGTATAAACTTCCTCCTTCGGTATCCCAGCCTTCTCCGCTATTGCTTATAAAAGCAGCGGCACGAAGCATCAATTTATTATTCACCCCCCACATAATTTCGGGCATATTATGGTAATTTAAATTTCCGTTTTTTTCATATAAGAAAAAATTCATATCCCTAACTCCAATGGAACCCGCAGGAACATTACTGGCAGGATCAGTCATAACGAACAATTCCTGGGATTTTACTTGAAAAGAAAAAGCAACTAGGAATATAAGAAGTAAATGTCTCATTTTATTATAGGGTTTTAATATGGTAATCATCTTCATTTTCTAAAGCATACGTTGGCACTTTTGAATATGACTTCAGTAATTTCTTAAACTCCTTACTTGTAACAAACCCCTTGTCTAAAACCTGAACTTTAGTTTCTCCGTTTAGTGTCTTTGCTTTTGAATCAACCATAACATAGTTAACCTCTCCTACTTTTACCATTTTGTTTTCTTGCGCATCTACATTATCAAAAGCAACAGTCATTACCATTGAACCTACAAAAAATCCCGCTTTCTCAACGCCTTCTTTCAATACTCTTGGCTTTAAAGCATTATCTTTTTTAAGATATACTGTAAACGTATTTGTGTTTAAATCTATACTTATACTATCTACTTCTTTTAGTGATTTAAGCTGCTTGTTTATAGCATTAGAGCACATCGAACATGTAAGTCCAGTTGCAATAATTTCTACTTTACTAATTTGAGCATACGATTTTAGGTTTACAACTAGTAACAATAGTGTAATCACTATCAGTTGTTTGTTCATTATTTTCATTTTATTGTAATTTATTAATTTGATTATTAATTTCTTCTTCTGTTGGATTAATAGCGATTAAAATCCCTTCTTTATCAAACAAATAAGTTGTAGGGAGTTCCTCAACACCAAAACGAACAGCCACTTTAGCGTCAAATCCTTTTGGTTCATTTAATTGTGTGTATTCTATTTTATCCTTTTTTATTGCATTTCCCCATTTCACTATATCAGTATCAAGGGATATCCCAATAATTTCAAAGTCTTTAGTCTTAATGTCAGAATGGAGTTTTACTAACTTTTTATTAGCAACTCTACAAGGTGCGCACCAGGAAGCCCAAAAATCCACTAATACTGTTTTCCCTTTGAAAGAGGACAATTCAACAGCTTCATTTTGGATGTTTTTTAATGTACTATTGGGCATAGCATCTCCAATTTTCATTTGTGCATTCCCCTTAGAGAAAGAGACAATTAAGACAATGGCTAAAACTAATTTTTTCATTCTGTTTCGAAATTAATGATGTTGTTATGGCGTAAGAATAAATTATTACGCCATAAAATGTTTTATTTTAATGTTTCCACTGTTTTTCCACAGCTCAACATTTGAGATCCGTAATATGGATTTTTGATAGCACTGTCTTTACTCAACCAGTTCGCTCCTTTTCCTCCATTTGCCATTGGACAAAACTGATAATAGGTTGGCGTGTCTAATTTTGACACTTTAACCATTTCATACATGTTTTTAGACAAAGTCATGAAATGATCACGTTGGTGTTTAATATCCTCAGTATCCGAAATATGATCAGCATCTTCTTTCAACTGTTTCATAGTTTTCATCCAAACCATATGTACATCCATCGCTAATTTATCCATTTGAACAGCATTAAGCGAAGCTAACAAGTCTTTTGAAACACGAGAAGATTCTTTCCCATCTGTTTTTACTAAAGCCTCTTTTAATAAAAAGTAATTGTCATAAACCGCTTTTAATTGATTTACTTCTTGCGTAGGTGCTGCTGCTGCGTGTCCTGCGTGATCTCCATGATTCTCCATCGAAGCTTTTTCCGTATTATTAACTTCTACCTTAGTTGCTCTTTCATATTGACAACAACCGTGTAGGTTATCATATACATCAGTAGGAGCAAGGAATTTTTCGCTGTCGTAACCTGCTAATGCGATACGCTTTAAGATTTCGTCCTGAGAAGTTTGTTTCGAATCATAAGTAAGAGTTGCCATTTTAGTGTCTTTATTCCAGACTACTTTAGCAATTTTATTAAGATTCCCAGCCTTTTCTATATTGGCTTTACACATAGCGCAGTTCCCTAATACCTGAACTGTTTCTGTTGTTGAATTTTTAATTTGCGCAACGGCAACTGTAACTGATAGCAATAGAGTTATTGCCATCACAACTTTTTTAAGTGATTTCATTGTATAATAAATTTGAATTGAAAATAGCAAGACAACATCAAATCAATAGCAAATAAGCTATAATTTTATATTGTAACAAGCCGAAAAATAATTGATTGTAAAGCAAGATTGCTTTGAAATTGACAGACTATTGGCTATCAAAAATTTATTTTAGCCTATTTTAGGAATAAGCCAAATTGAAGAATATCCTTCTGAAGTAAAAGATACTGGATGATTAAATCTATGTTTCTCCAAAGAAAAATTAAACAACCCGTTTTGTGAAACGGAATCTAATGAATGGAAAATTCCAATATTTACTATTGAAATACTGCCACACAAAGAATGACCGCATTTTCCGTTGCATCCTTTTTGATTTTTGTCTTTCGAATGAGTCTCATTCGAACAACAATCTTTCTTTTCAGTCTTGGATGCCATTTCTTTAGTGCAAGATTTTTTTTCTGAAATTTTTCCACACGCAAAAGCTTCACTAGGCATCAGGAAGAGACCAAGTAAAACGATTAATAAGATGTGAATTTTTTTCATTTGCACTAAAATAGTTTAACAAAATTAAACAAAATATTGTAATGCATCACTAATGTATTGTTAAAAAAAATTAGTGATGCTTTATTTTAAGTGTTCGATTTATTTTGTCTCCCCTAAAATTGAATACATTAATGACTGGGAAACCGATAAAATAATACTAAACAACAAGGCCGTGAAGAAGGAGTCAACACTAAATCCACCCACAATATTATCACATAATAAAATGATTAGAGCATTGATAACTAACAAGAACAACCCTAATGTTATAAAAGTTATAGGCAAAGTCAATATAACAAGGATAGGTTTGATGAATATATTTAATAACCCAAGAACCACGGCAACAATTAAAGCAGTTGTAAAACTGGCGACATGAACCCCAGTCATAAGATTTGAAAGAAGCACCACTAAAACAGATGTAATAAGAATTCTAATAAGTAATTTCATATGTAGATATTTATTGTTTTTCAATTGTCTCCCGATAGCTATCGGGAGTAATTCGCATATCCTTTTTGGTGTTTGTGACCCAATTTTAGGTTATGCTCATTTCCTGTTTTTTTATTTTCTTTAAAAGTAGTTAATTTTTTAAATTATTGGTTTGTTTCTAAAAAAGAACTTGCCAATTGATGAAACATCTTTGGGTTTTCAGCATGAAGCCAGTGCCCTACACCTGGAATTGTCTCAATTGTAGCAACTGGAAATTGCAGTTTTATACTTTCAAAATCACTGTCCAATATATAATTTGAATTCCCACCACGGATAAAAAGTGTTGGCTTACTGAACACCAATTCTTCGGGTAGCGGCACCCCTATCTCATCCATTTTTTTATTAAAAACAGAAAGATTAAATCGAAAAGCCAGTTGTCCCGGCTCTTGCCAATACAAACTTTTCATCAAAAATTGACGCGTCCCAAAATCAGGAATGTACTGAGTTAACACAGCTTCAACCTCACTACGACTTGGTTTTATCGAGAAATCAACTGCATTTAATCCCGCCAAAATAGGCTGATGGTGTTGTGGATAAAATTTCGGACCTATATCAGCCACAATCAGTTTTTTAACCATATCAGGATAAGATGCAGCAAAAAGCATCGCTGTTTTACCACCCATAGAATGTCCTATTACATTTACTTCCTCTAATGAATTAGCTTTACAATAGTCGAAAACATCCTGAGCCATTATCTCATAACTAAATTCTTCCGACTGTAAACTACGTCCGTGATTGCGTAAATCAAGAAGATGCACCTGAAAACCTTCGGAAGCAAATTGTGTCCCGATAGTTTTCCAATTGTCAGACATTCCCAGAAATCCGTGAAGTATTAAAAGTGGCTCACCTTGACCTTCTATTTTTGAATAAAGCATTTCTAAATATAAATAAAATTGAACGCAAAGATAACAAAATCAATTTCCGTTTGATATCAAATAAAA includes the following:
- a CDS encoding DUF3347 domain-containing protein, which gives rise to MKSLKKVVMAITLLLSVTVAVAQIKNSTTETVQVLGNCAMCKANIEKAGNLNKIAKVVWNKDTKMATLTYDSKQTSQDEILKRIALAGYDSEKFLAPTDVYDNLHGCCQYERATKVEVNNTEKASMENHGDHAGHAAAAPTQEVNQLKAVYDNYFLLKEALVKTDGKESSRVSKDLLASLNAVQMDKLAMDVHMVWMKTMKQLKEDADHISDTEDIKHQRDHFMTLSKNMYEMVKVSKLDTPTYYQFCPMANGGKGANWLSKDSAIKNPYYGSQMLSCGKTVETLK
- a CDS encoding phage holin family protein; translated protein: MKLLIRILITSVLVVLLSNLMTGVHVASFTTALIVAVVLGLLNIFIKPILVILTLPITFITLGLFLLVINALIILLCDNIVGGFSVDSFFTALLFSIILSVSQSLMYSILGETK
- a CDS encoding alpha/beta fold hydrolase yields the protein MLYSKIEGQGEPLLILHGFLGMSDNWKTIGTQFASEGFQVHLLDLRNHGRSLQSEEFSYEIMAQDVFDYCKANSLEEVNVIGHSMGGKTAMLFAASYPDMVKKLIVADIGPKFYPQHHQPILAGLNAVDFSIKPSRSEVEAVLTQYIPDFGTRQFLMKSLYWQEPGQLAFRFNLSVFNKKMDEIGVPLPEELVFSKPTLFIRGGNSNYILDSDFESIKLQFPVATIETIPGVGHWLHAENPKMFHQLASSFLETNQ